Proteins co-encoded in one Syngnathoides biaculeatus isolate LvHL_M chromosome 22, ASM1980259v1, whole genome shotgun sequence genomic window:
- the tbc1d24 gene encoding TBC1 domain family member 24, which yields MAEEDYAAFVDLNQMGDLAKSSGPTKVDCKDLREFKQMARQGYWAKNHTLRAQVYQQLIKSIPCRTVTPDAEVYRDLMGSEVTKKPSSNIPLPDFVDGSPVPRYCLKADAVGSAHRIIGCLAGQFPDISHCPSLPAITSLLLHFSADEAQCFEHVSRILACNEPGKRLLDQTFLAYESGCMTFGDLANKYCAPAHKLIVATARDVLEVYADWQRWVLGDLPFSHIVRILDVYLVEGYKILYRVGIALLKFYRKHKAGAARAPADQQQDSGKVRSDIQAFVKGIASVVTPDKLLEKAFTIRLLSRKEITLLQLTNEKSLQQKGITVKQKRRNVQLALNPDTFSSEIVSAKEMRDIWSWIPERFALSQPQLLFTTSTHGCSLNRFYEHCEGHEPTLLLIRTTDGDVCGAFLSTDWEERKRGGNKLSFFGTGECFVFRLKPEMERYEWVVIRHPELASAVKDRGQEDTDPSEGQNSVTNSLQPTEKAAGELSPFLSARHFNLNSRNTSMFMAGNFDSIIVGGGEGNALYIDSELNHGRTGCCATFDNPPLCAESFQVALLESWGFQDAMAT from the exons ATGGCTGAAGAGGACTATGCCGCTTTCGTGGACTTGAACCAGATGGGGGATCTGGCGAAGAGCAGCGGGCCCACCAAGGTGGACTGCAAGGACCTGCGAGAGTTTAAGCAGATGGCCCGTCAGGGTTACTGGGCCAAGAATCACACGCTTCGGGCGCAAGTGTACCAGCAGCTGATCAAAAGCATCCCCTGTCGCACGGTGACGCCAGATGCCGAAGTCTACCGGGACCTCATGGGAAGTGAGGTCACCAAGAAGCCGTCCTCCAACATCCCGTTGCCCGACTTTGTGGACGGGAGCCCCGTGCCGCGCTATTGCTTGAAGGCCGATGCTGTTGGCTCCGCCCACCGCATAATCGGCTGCCTGGCTGGTCAGTTTCCCGATATTTCCCACTGCCCCTCCCTCCCGGCCATCACGTCTTTGCTCCTTCACTTCAGCGCCGACGAGGCCCAGTGTTTTGAGCACGTGAGCCGCATACTGGCTTGCAACGAGCCGGGTAAACGGCTCCTGGACCAGACCTTTCTGGCCTACGAGTCGGGCTGCATGACTTTCGGAGATCTGGCCAACAAGTACTGCGCCCCGGCTCATAAACTGATCGTGGCCACGGCCCGGGATGTTCTGGAGGTCTACGCGGACTGGCAGCGCTGGGTGCTCGGCGACCTGCCCTTCAGCCACATAGTCCGCATCCTGGATGTCTACCTGGTGGAGGGCTACAAGATTCTATACCGCGTTGGCATAGCTTTACTCAAGTTTTACCGGAAGCACAAGGCGGGAGCCGCGAGGGCGCCAGCCGACCAGCAGCAGGATTCCGGCAAAGTCAGGTCAGACATTCAGGCTTTTGTCAAAGGAATCGCTTCGGTGGTCACGCCTGATAAGCTGCTCGAGAAGGCCTTCACCATTCGCCTGCTGAGCCGCAAGGAGATCACCTTGTTGCAGCTCACCAATGAAAAGTCCCTGCAGCAAAAAGGCATCACGGTCAAGCAGAAGAG GAGGAACGTGCAGCTGGCGCTCAACCCGGACACTTTCTCCTCAGAGATCGTCAGCGCGAAGGAGATGCGGGACATCTGGTCGTGGATTCCCGAGCGCTTCGCCTTGAGCCAACCGCAGCTCCTCTTCACCACCTCCACGCATGGCTGCAGCCTCAACAG ATTCTACGAGCATTGTGAAGGCCACGAGCCCACGCTGCTCCTGATCCGAACCACAGACGGCGAT GTATGCGGAGCCTTCCTGTCTactgattgggaagaacgcaaGAGGGGAGGCAACAAGCTGAGTTTCTTTGGCACAGGGGAGTGCTTCGTCTTCAGG CTGAAGCCGGAGATGGAGCGCTACGAGTGGGTGGTGATCCGCCACCCGGAGTTAGCCTCCGCCGTCAAGGATCGCGGTCAGGAGGACACGGACCCCTCCGAGGGCCAAAACTCCGTCACAAATAGTCTGCAGCCGACAGAGAAGGCGGCCGGCGAGCTGTCGCCCTTCCTGTCCGCCCGCCACTTCAATCTCAACTCGAGGAACACGTCCATGTTTATGGCTGGGAACTTTGACTCTATCATTGTTG GTGGAGGCGAAGGCAACGCCCTGTACATCGACTCGGAGCTGAACCACGGGCGCACCGGCTGCTGCGCCACGTTCGACAACCCGCCACTGTGTGCCGAGAGCTTCCAAGTGGCCCTGCTGGAAAGTTGGGGCTTCCAGGACGCCATGGCAACATAA